From Vulpes vulpes isolate BD-2025 chromosome 7, VulVul3, whole genome shotgun sequence, one genomic window encodes:
- the LOC140599505 gene encoding beta-defensin 107A-like: MSGAMRIFFLVSAALIVLAHIFSAHGAICRRMQCQKMDGRCEVECLSFEDKVGGCRAELTPLCCKKRKIN, encoded by the exons ATGTCTGGAgccatgagaatttttttcttagtttctgctGCTCTCATTGTCCTTGCTCACATTTTCTCAG CCCATGGAGCTATATGCAGAAGGATGCAGTGCCAGAAGATGGATGGTCGCTGTGAAGTTGAGTGCCTTTCCTTTGAAGATAAGGTTGGGGGCTGTAGAGCTGAACTGACACCACTTTGTtgcaaaaaaaggaagattaattAA